The window CCGCATCGGCATCAGGACGCGACGCTCGCAGAACTTGAGGCACAGGCGGAGGAGATTACGAAGTATCTGCGTTCAAAGGGGTATTTTGTGGCGTTTGCCTACCTTGCCCCGCAGAACTTCAAGGATGGTGTCGTCGATTTTACGATTGTGCCGGGGCGTTACGACCGGATCATTGTGAACAACGAGTCCTATCTGACAGATGCCGCGATTCGGCGAGAGATGGCGATTGCGGCAGGACAGCGGGTGGAAAAGCATACGCTCAATCGCGGCGTCTGGCTGACGAACGATCTGTCCCGTGTGGAGGTCAATACACAGCTGAAGGCGGGCAGTCGGCAGGGGACGACGGATCTCGTCGTCAATGTCAAGAACAAGGGACATCGTACATGGGGCTATGTCGGTGTTGACAACGGTGGATACCGTTATACGGGACGCTATCAGTACAGTGCGTTCGTCAACTATGCAAGTCCTTTCCGCGAGGGCGATCTGTTCTCGATCGGCGGTATTATGTCAAACGGCGGGATGTGGTCGGGCTCGGCCTCCTACTCGACACCGATTGCAAAGCAGGGGGAACGCGTCGGCGTGAGCTATGCGCGTTCACATTACACGCTCGGCGGTGCGTTCGCCGCACTCGACTATACGGGGACGGCACAGACACTGAGCTTCAACTGGCAGCACAATTTTCGGCGCAGCCGCAATGTGAACCTCTACGGCAGTATCCGCTATGATATGAAGAGCCTCAACGATGAGGCAAAGAGTATGGCGTACAGCAACCCCAAGAGCGCACGCAACTGGGTGTTCGGCGTGAACGGCGACAATCTGGATCGGTTCTGGACGGGCGGGCGCAATACGTTCTCTCTCGCCTATACGCACGGGGATCTTTCGATTGACGATGGGATTCAGCGCAGCTATGATGTGGCGACGGCGAAAACGGCAGGTCATTTTGGCAAGTGGAATCTCGAACTTACGCGTCTGCAGCATATGAGTGAACGCGTTTCTCTCTATCTGACCTACAATCGTCAGTGGGCATCGAAAAATCTCGACGCGTCGGAGAAAATGTCACTCGGCGGCCCGAACGGGGTGCGTGCCTATCCCGTCGGTGAGGCATCGGGGGACGACGGATGGCGCTGGTCCTCGGAGTTGCGTTGGAACCTGCCGACGCGCGAGGGGGATGAGAACGTCTGGCAGCTGATCGCATTCCTCGATGGGGGACATGTAACCCTCTATCACAACGGACTTTTAGGCTACCGCGGACCTGCGGGGCGTAGCCTCTACGGTACGGGGGTGGGCGTGAATTGGAGCAATCAGGACAACTGGGTGCTGCGCGCATATTATGCGTGGAAGCTCGGCAAAGAAGCGGCGGTTTCGGACACGGATCGCAGCGGACGTTTTTGGTTTCAGCTTTATAAATTCTTCTAAGCGGAAAAGAAATTTTGACCGATGGGGATTCTTCGGCAGTCGCCGAACGTGCTTGAACGAAGGGGAAATATCATGAGCATGATGAGAAAACAGCGCCGCAGTGAGATGCGCCGCAGTCTGCGCGGCAGCGTCGGAGCTCTGGCGGCAGGCGTTCTGATGATGGGCGGCGTGCAGCACGCATATGCGCTCCCGCAGGGCGGGCAGGTCGCGGCAGGTGCGGCAGATATTGCCGCATCGCAGACAGAGATGGCGATCCGCCAGTCAACGCAGAATGCCGTTATCAACTGGAACACGTTCAATATTGCGGCGAACGAACGTGTGAACATCTATCAGCCAAACGCACAGGCGGCATTGCTGAACCGTGTGCTTGGCGGGAATCCGTCGGAGATTTTCGGCACGCTCTCGGCGAACGGGCGCGTGTTCCTCGTCAATCCTGCGGGCGTGCTCTTCGCGCCCGGCGCACAGGTGAATGCGGGGTCTATTCTTGCGTCCACGATGAACATTACGAATGCGGACTTTATGGCGGGCAAATACGCCTTTGTCGGTACGCCGACGGATGGGAAAATCATCAACCGCGCCTCTCTCATTGCGAAAAATGAGGGAACGGTCGCACTCCTCGGCAAGAATGTCGTGAACGAGGGCGTTATTGTTGCGCGTAAGGGTGCGGCGGTACTCGCGGCGGGCGAAGCGGTGTCGCTCGACTTTAACGGCGACGGCAAGGTTTCGGTCGTCCCGACACAGGCGGCAATGGAACAGGCGGTCACGAACAAAGGTCTCGTCGAGGCAGACGGAGGCCTCGTTTTCATGTCCGCAGCGACGGGCGACGCACTGACGCGCTCGGCGGTCAATCAGGAGGGCATCGTGCGTGCCGCGAGCCTTGACGGGGCGGCGGGCAGTGTGCGCATGACGGCAAACGATGTGCGTCTGGCGGCGGGCAGCGTAACGGACGTGAGCGGCGCGAAAGCCGGCACGGTCGAGATCGGCGGCGGCTGGCAGGGGACGGGCGACCTCGCGCACGCGCAGAATGTCACGATCGAGCGCGGTGCGGCTGTGCGTGCGGACGCAACGGAGGCAGGAAATGCGGGCGGCACGGTCGCCGTCTGGTCGGACGGCATGACCAAGTTCGCGGGCGAGATCACGGCACGCGGCAAAGGCACGGGCGCGGGCGGCGCAGTCGAGACCTCGGGGGCGAAGGTGCAGATCACGGGAAGCGTCAACGCCTCGTCCGAAGCGGGCAAGGGCGGCGAATGGCTGATCGACCCCGAGGATATTGAGGTCAAGGAGCGTCTGGCGGGTGATCCGCTCCTTGGCAACTCGATGGCGGATGTGCAGACGGTCACCGATACGCTGAATAACGGCACGTCCGTCAGCATCCAGACGGCGAACTACCTCACGGCAACGGACGACAACTCCATCACCGTATCGAAGGCCATCACGAAGACGGCAGGCGGCGATGCGACGCTCTCGCTCAAGGCGACGGGCAGCATCAACATCAACGACGACATCACTTCGACATCGGGCAAGCTGAACGTTGACATCACATCCGATACGAACAAGACGGCGGGCGGCAGTGTCAGCGTCGCAAACGGGAAAAGCATCAAAACCCTCGGCGGCAACGTCAAAATCGGCGGCGGTCTTGTCGAAAACGGCGTTGGCTTCGCCAACTCGCAGAGTGATGAGGCAGGCATTACGCTCAACCATGCAGTCATCAATACGACGGACGCAGGCGGTACGGCGGGCGGCAATGTCGAACTCGCGGGCAGTACGACGGCGAATAAGGCAGGTGTCTCGCTCTCCGGCACGACGATTACGGCGGGGACGGGCAAGGTCACGCTCGCCGGCAAATCCACGGGCGGCGGCAAGGGCATCTCCATCGACGGCGGCTCAACCATTACAACGCGAAGTGTCGAACTGCGCACGGATTCTCTTGACCTCGCGGGGACGATTACGGGCGATAACGATCCGAGCGGTTCGGCAAAGGTCTGGACGCTCTCGGATGGCAAGACCATCAACTTTGGCACGGGATCGGGCGGGCTTGACCTCGCGGGCGATACCTTTTCGAGCACGGGCAAGATCAAGGATTTCCATAAGAACATCGTCGGTGACGCAGCGCAAAAGGCGAATATCACGGCAAGCGGCGTAACGGCGGACAACGATCTCGCCATCGATTCGGGTGCGGGCACGCTGACGGTCAGTGACGCGGTCAGCGACGCAGTCAAAGTCGCTACGGGTCATGCGCTGACGCTCGGCTCGAAGCACAATATTACGGGCGCGGGTGTCATTACGGCGGACACGCTTGCCCTCGATGCGGCAGCCGCCGAGGTCAGTCTCACGGGAACGAATGCCATTGGCAAACTCGATGGCAAGGCAGAGGGGCTGACCTTCCGGAACGGTGGCAATCTGACCGTTGGCGGTGAAACGGGGCTGGTGACTGCGGCAGGCGGTGCTGACATCGAGGTGACGGCGGGCAATCTCACGATTGGCACACACGGCATGATGAATGGCGCGGGCGCGATGAAGCTCAAGGCGAGCGGCACGCTCGCGCTCGATGCGAACGCCAAGGTCAACTCAACCGGAACGGCGGACACCTCCTTTGAGGCGAATATCGTCAACATCGGTGCGGGAGCAAAGGTAAAGACCACCGGTGGGAAAATCAATGTCAAGACGGATAAGCTGTCACTTCCTCCGGGAGAAATCGGCGTTCTTTCGAGTGCAAACGGCGCGGTTACGATCGAGACAAAGAGCGCGGGAACGACGATGTCCGTCGCCGTGTCCGGATTTCCCGCCGCAAACATTGCACTGGCAAGCCTTGACTTTATTGACTCCGGCACGGGAGCGGTGCAGCTTGGCAACGCAGATACGGGCAATATCGAGATCGGTGCGACCCCTGTCAACGCGCCGCTCTCCGTCGTCTCCCATGACACGATCAAGGTCAAGGGGGCTGTCACGAACACGAACAACAAGGATATATCGCTTACGGGAAATACGGTGAACTTTGACGCGGGTTCATCGCTTGCCGCAGGGTCAGGCAAGACGAAGATCGTCGCGGATGAAGTGCAGCTAGAGAATGGCACGTTCTCCGGAACGGGCGTCTTTGCCGTGCAGAAAAAGACGGCAGGCAACTTCGATGTTGGTGGTGCGAGCACCTTCCTTTCCAATGCGAGCATCGGAAAACTCGCGGCAGGAGACTTCTCCAATGTCGCCATCGGCGCGAAGGACAATGCGGGGACGGCGACCATCGGCGAGATCTCGGCTCTGCCGCAGTATACGAGCATCCTGACGAATGGGGCGCTCTCCCTTACGGGAACGGTGCATGGCGGGACGGCGAATACCCTTGCGCTGCATGGTACCGGCCTGACACAGACGACGACGGCAGGGTTCAAGATCGGAAAACTTCTGCTCCTCGGTAAAGGTGATATGAAGATCGACTCTCAGCGCAACGAGATCGAGAATATCGCCGCCGATCTCACGGATACGGGGTCGCTCACACTGACGAACAAGAAGGATATGAACGTCGCCATGATTGAGAACCGCAACGTCGATCCCCCGAAAAACGTCGAGGGCATCGAGGCGAAGTCCACGCATATCAAACTCGATGCGGGCAAGAAGCTCAACGTCGCGGAGAAGATTAAGACGAAGGAAAATGCAACGCTCGTCGCCGACGATATGAACCTTGGAAACAAGATGGATGTCGGCAAGACGCTCACGCTCGAAAAGGCGGACAATACGCAGGCGATCAACGTCGGCAAAGGTTCGAACGACTGGAACATCGACAATGCGAAGTACGACAACATCAAGATCGGCGGCAATGGGCAGAGCGGTAATATAAACATCAATGGCGCGACGTTCAAGAAACCCTCGGACATCGAGACAACAGGCGATGTCAAACTGACGGGCGAAACGAAGGCGGGCGCGGACGGCAAGTCCGACATGAAGATCAAGGCGCACGCGGCGACTCTGCCGACGGCGGCGGATACGCTCGCCGTCAAGAATCTCACGCTTGACCTCTCGGGCGGCATCGACCTCGGCCTTGGCAAGGTCAAGGGCGATAAGGACGGCAAGATCACGACAAAGGGCGCAGATTCGACACAGAACATTGTCATCAGCGACAATGCCTCCGATGCAGGCGCATCGGATTTTCGCATCGCCTACCGTACGATCAATGACACCTTGACCGGCTTCAAGGGTTTTGATGTCGCAGGTGAGAAGCATGTCTACTTCTACGGCGGTTCGGTCAAGAAGTCCATCAATGCAGCGGGCAAGGAGGGCGTCGAGGTGCGCGGCAATCTCACCATCGAGGGTGTGGGTACGAAGCTCAAGATCGGCGCAGATACGTCCAAGGCAGATCATGATCCGGCCTCCGTCATCACGGGCGGCTTCACCGTGAAAGAGGGTATGACTGTCCATGTGAAAGGCTCGGGCGGAACAAGTAAGGAAACAGGCGCAGAGATCAATATCCAGACGGGCGGCAATATCCATCTGGAGAAGAATGCCAAGCTGATGGTCGAGGGCAACTATGCACAGGCGACACTCAATGCAAGAAACGGCGACGTCGTACTGAACGAGAAGGCCAAGGTGCAGGTCGCTCCCGGCTCCACGCCCGTCTGGGTCGATGTGACGGGCAACAAGCTCCAGCTCGACAAGGAGGCACAGCTTAACTCAGGGGACGATACCGTCGGTGCTCTGCGTGTGCATACGGATGAGATCGTCACGCCCACGGCGGACGACAATACGACGAACATCGTCGGCAAGAGCGGACTTGTCATCACGCGCAAAACGAATGGCAACTTAACGCTCAACAATAATTCTGCGTCGGGCGCAGGACTTCACATCACGAGCGACCAGCTCAACGGCAAGCTCTTCGGCAACGAGTTCTCGGAGCTTGTCCTCGGCGACAACCGCAGTAATACAGTCACCATCGACGGGCTGACGGCGAACAACCGCGTCGTTGTCAAGACGGCAGAGACGGGCAAGACCGTCATTGGTGCGGGCGGGCTGAATGTCGGTCCGAACTGGAAGGTGACGCTGACAACAGGTGCCATCGAGAACTCGGGCGGTGCGGGTGTGATGAACATTGGCGCGGGCAGTGCGCTGAATCTCTATACGAACAATATCACGAATCTCGTGGCACACAAAGACCACCCGTCTGATACGAACACTACGCCGTCCGTCACGGGTACGGGAACGCTTGGCATCAGCACCTAC of the Selenomonas dianae genome contains:
- a CDS encoding ShlB/FhaC/HecB family hemolysin secretion/activation protein, whose product is MKKYKRANRTGVRRVGRHTARFFLVSCIAFSACASLVSAAERPNGEKSVRVMRYTFSGENPVTAEELADVLAPHRHQDATLAELEAQAEEITKYLRSKGYFVAFAYLAPQNFKDGVVDFTIVPGRYDRIIVNNESYLTDAAIRREMAIAAGQRVEKHTLNRGVWLTNDLSRVEVNTQLKAGSRQGTTDLVVNVKNKGHRTWGYVGVDNGGYRYTGRYQYSAFVNYASPFREGDLFSIGGIMSNGGMWSGSASYSTPIAKQGERVGVSYARSHYTLGGAFAALDYTGTAQTLSFNWQHNFRRSRNVNLYGSIRYDMKSLNDEAKSMAYSNPKSARNWVFGVNGDNLDRFWTGGRNTFSLAYTHGDLSIDDGIQRSYDVATAKTAGHFGKWNLELTRLQHMSERVSLYLTYNRQWASKNLDASEKMSLGGPNGVRAYPVGEASGDDGWRWSSELRWNLPTREGDENVWQLIAFLDGGHVTLYHNGLLGYRGPAGRSLYGTGVGVNWSNQDNWVLRAYYAWKLGKEAAVSDTDRSGRFWFQLYKFF